In a single window of the Prinia subflava isolate CZ2003 ecotype Zambia chromosome 3, Cam_Psub_1.2, whole genome shotgun sequence genome:
- the LOC134548498 gene encoding uncharacterized protein LOC134548498 isoform X2: protein MAGPPAGLGSRKTPSAACLKGAGPACPCGASARPAPPSWSRAELRERGERHRVRFDRAELSRRAESKRLHSRAVPVRSECGRRAENTRGFPNSRKEPSIAEIGRVKLKGRKWPSATDNSRTQPRLADWNGVEPNKLRRTSPSSPGLDPIAAAEPRLCCRCIRDIFPLCLTEGRGKKKKKKKKKRGRKNGSSSGAVPGRSRGGVRRHCRLLGGRFQGAVGLSAGRSAGGRPGRDGAVPGAGALAVAAAAGRRPGPAAAGAAGGRGPHAHGVHVRRLRAPRGRHPHLGFSVEDSGPILLRSEYQRCHPRAAAVAAAVPPALPPAAAAAASVAADPGRKGSELPGECGCMVETLLCSGCSRTLGSRYMHASRHLDCKRDLFCVRTDSVESSRPGTLEKQSLIHEEPLTLESPAVLQEVPHRVGRVGSEQPEEVDCGS, encoded by the exons ATggccgggccgcccgcgggactcggcagcaggaaaacaccgAGCGCTGCGTGTTTAAAGGGAGCCGGCCCCGCTTGCCCGTGCGGCgcctcggcccggcccgcgccgccctcATGGAGCCGAGCGGAGCTgcgggagcgcggggagcggcaCCGAGTGCGGTTCGACCGTGCCGAGCTGTCCCGAAGAGCGGAATCTAAGCGACTGCATAGCCGAGCTGTGCCGGTTAGATCCGAGTGTGGCCGAAGAGCCGAAAACACCCGAGGATTTCCGAACAGCCGAAAAGAGCCGAGCATTGCCGAGATCGGCCGAGTTAAGCTGAAGGGCCGAAAATGGCCGAGTGCAACCGATAACAGCCGAACCCAACCGCGTTTAGCCGACTGGAACGGAGTCGAACCGAACAAGCTCCGCCGAACCTCGCCGAGTTCGCccggtttggaccctatagccgcggccgaaccaaggctctgctgcaggtgtattcgagacatctttcctctttgtttgacagaaggaagagggaaaaaaaaaaaaaaaaaaaaaaaaaaaagaggaagaaaaaacgggagcagttccggggcggtcccggggcggtcccggggcggtgtgcgccgtcactgccgccttctcggcgggcgattccaaggcgctgtcgggctctctgccggccggtcggcgggcgggcggccgggacgcgatggcgctgtgcccggagctggagcgctcgctgtcgctgctgcagccgggcgccgaccgggcccagcagcagcaggagcggcgggcggacgcggcccccacgcccatggtgttcatgtgcgccggctgcgggcgccccgtgggcgacacccgcacctggggttcagtgtcgaggacagcggtcccatcctgctgcgcagtgagtaccagcgctgccacccccgtgccgccgcggtcgctgccgccgtgcctcctgccctgcctcccgccgcagctgcggccgccagcgtcgccgcggacccggggcggaagggctccgagctccccggagagtgcggatg catggtagaaaccctactctgctctggctgctccaggacccttggcagcagatacatgcacgcctcaaggcatctcgactgcaagagggatttgttctgtgtccgtactgactctgttgaaag ctctaggccaggaaccctggaaaagcaatctctcattcacgaggagccgcttactcttgaaagcccagctgtcttgcaagaggtgccgcacagg gtaggaagagttgggagcgaacagcctgaggaagtggactgtggaagctga
- the LOC134548498 gene encoding uncharacterized protein LOC134548498 isoform X1, producing the protein MAGPPAGLGSRKTPSAACLKGAGPACPCGASARPAPPSWSRAELRERGERHRVRFDRAELSRRAESKRLHSRAVPVRSECGRRAENTRGFPNSRKEPSIAEIGRVKLKGRKWPSATDNSRTQPRLADWNGVEPNKLRRTSPSSPGLDPIAAAEPRLCCRCIRDIFPLCLTEGRGKKKKKKKKKRGRKNGSSSGAVPGRSRGGVRRHCRLLGGRFQGAVGLSAGRSAGGRPGRDGAVPGAGALAVAAAAGRRPGPAAAGAAGGRGPHAHGVHVRRLRAPRGRHPHLGFSVEDSGPILLRSEYQRCHPRAAAVAAAVPPALPPAAAAAASVAADPGRKGSELPGECGCMVETLLCSGCSRTLGSRYMHASRHLDCKRDLFCVRTDSVESSRPGTLEKQSLIHEEPLTLESPAVLQEVPHRVRFNLTSFFVEITSEKS; encoded by the exons ATggccgggccgcccgcgggactcggcagcaggaaaacaccgAGCGCTGCGTGTTTAAAGGGAGCCGGCCCCGCTTGCCCGTGCGGCgcctcggcccggcccgcgccgccctcATGGAGCCGAGCGGAGCTgcgggagcgcggggagcggcaCCGAGTGCGGTTCGACCGTGCCGAGCTGTCCCGAAGAGCGGAATCTAAGCGACTGCATAGCCGAGCTGTGCCGGTTAGATCCGAGTGTGGCCGAAGAGCCGAAAACACCCGAGGATTTCCGAACAGCCGAAAAGAGCCGAGCATTGCCGAGATCGGCCGAGTTAAGCTGAAGGGCCGAAAATGGCCGAGTGCAACCGATAACAGCCGAACCCAACCGCGTTTAGCCGACTGGAACGGAGTCGAACCGAACAAGCTCCGCCGAACCTCGCCGAGTTCGCccggtttggaccctatagccgcggccgaaccaaggctctgctgcaggtgtattcgagacatctttcctctttgtttgacagaaggaagagggaaaaaaaaaaaaaaaaaaaaaaaaaaaagaggaagaaaaaacgggagcagttccggggcggtcccggggcggtcccggggcggtgtgcgccgtcactgccgccttctcggcgggcgattccaaggcgctgtcgggctctctgccggccggtcggcgggcgggcggccgggacgcgatggcgctgtgcccggagctggagcgctcgctgtcgctgctgcagccgggcgccgaccgggcccagcagcagcaggagcggcgggcggacgcggcccccacgcccatggtgttcatgtgcgccggctgcgggcgccccgtgggcgacacccgcacctggggttcagtgtcgaggacagcggtcccatcctgctgcgcagtgagtaccagcgctgccacccccgtgccgccgcggtcgctgccgccgtgcctcctgccctgcctcccgccgcagctgcggccgccagcgtcgccgcggacccggggcggaagggctccgagctccccggagagtgcggatg catggtagaaaccctactctgctctggctgctccaggacccttggcagcagatacatgcacgcctcaaggcatctcgactgcaagagggatttgttctgtgtccgtactgactctgttgaaag ctctaggccaggaaccctggaaaagcaatctctcattcacgaggagccgcttactcttgaaagcccagctgtcttgcaagaggtgccgcacagggtgagatttaaccttacatcattctttgttgaaatcacctctgagaaatcttaa